The Euphorbia lathyris chromosome 3, ddEupLath1.1, whole genome shotgun sequence genome contains a region encoding:
- the LOC136221851 gene encoding WAT1-related protein At5g07050-like isoform X2 produces the protein MHPEKEENLMERLKPYIYSISIVLCLGGFNIVSKVSLDRGMNQYVLVAYGFAFATLTSVVLALLFERKNQSKLSLPICLYIFFLGFLGILLYAGIQYTSPTFAAAMNNLNPSVTFVLALLCRMEKLDVTKLNGQAMIGGTIISFVGATLMTLYKGITLISMHTTTHNHRHATSKVSLYRNLMKGSVLLLVQSLSISAYFILQTITIKKYPAPLTLTTLMSLAGTLIAIAATAILDHRTSSWRLSWDITLLAPLYSGILLFGISTYVQALVVRKRGPVFLTAFVPLSTVVVAIMSLLILGEALHLGGIVGGTLIIIGLYVILWGKEVEKRQKTLEPALCEEQDIEAKVEK, from the exons ATGCATCCTGAGAAAGAAGAGAATCTTATGGAGAGGTtgaaaccatatatatattcTATATCAATTGTTCTATGTCTTGGAGGATTCAACATTGTCTCTAAAGTCTCACTAGACAGAggcatgaatcagtatgttctTGTGGCTTATGGATTCGCTTTCGCCACACTAACTTCAGTCGTTCTTGCACTTCTCTTCGAAAG GAAAAATCAAAGTAAACTGAGTCTACCAATTTGTCTATATATCTTCTTCCTGGGTTTTTTAGG AATATTGTTATATGCAGGAATCCAATACACTTCACCAACTTTTGCAGCTGCCATGAACAACCTCAATCCATCAGTCACCTTTGTTTTGGCACTTCTCTGCAG GATGGAGAAATTAGATGTTACTAAGCTCAATGGTCAAGCAATGATCGGAGGAACTATAATATCATTTGTTGGTGCAACACTCATGACTCTATACAAGGGCATCACTTTGATTTCAATGCATACTACTACTCACAATCATCGGCACGCTACATCGAAAGTATCCTTGTACAGGAACTTGATGAAGGGCTCTGTCCTTCTTCTTGTTCAATCCCTTTCAATATCAGCATACTTTATATTACAG ACAATAACAATCAAAAAGTACCCCGCTCCTTTAACTCTCACAACGTTGATGAGCCTAGCAGGAACACTAATTGCAATAGCTGCAACAGCAATTCTGGATCACAGAACTTCATCATGGAGATTGTCCTGGGATATCACTCTTCTTGCTCCTCTTTATAGT GGAATTTTGTTATTTGGGATTTCAACATACGTTCAAGCTCTAGTAGTAAGAAAGCGAGGTCCAGTTTTCCTGACAGCATTCGTGCCACTATCAACTGTAGTTGTAGCTATTATGTCACTACTCATATTAGGCGAGGCGTTGCATCTCGGAGG GATAGTGGGAGGCACCTTGATAATTATTGGCTTGTATGTAATCCTATGGGGAAAGGAAGTTGAAAAGAGGCAAAAGACGTTGGAGCCTGCACTATGCGAAGAACAAGACATAGAGGCAAAAgtagaaaagtaa
- the LOC136221851 gene encoding WAT1-related protein At5g07050-like isoform X1, with protein sequence MHPEKEENLMERLKPYIYSISIVLCLGGFNIVSKVSLDRGMNQYVLVAYGFAFATLTSVVLALLFERKNQSKLSLPICLYIFFLGFLGVFARILLYAGIQYTSPTFAAAMNNLNPSVTFVLALLCRMEKLDVTKLNGQAMIGGTIISFVGATLMTLYKGITLISMHTTTHNHRHATSKVSLYRNLMKGSVLLLVQSLSISAYFILQTITIKKYPAPLTLTTLMSLAGTLIAIAATAILDHRTSSWRLSWDITLLAPLYSGILLFGISTYVQALVVRKRGPVFLTAFVPLSTVVVAIMSLLILGEALHLGGIVGGTLIIIGLYVILWGKEVEKRQKTLEPALCEEQDIEAKVEK encoded by the exons ATGCATCCTGAGAAAGAAGAGAATCTTATGGAGAGGTtgaaaccatatatatattcTATATCAATTGTTCTATGTCTTGGAGGATTCAACATTGTCTCTAAAGTCTCACTAGACAGAggcatgaatcagtatgttctTGTGGCTTATGGATTCGCTTTCGCCACACTAACTTCAGTCGTTCTTGCACTTCTCTTCGAAAG GAAAAATCAAAGTAAACTGAGTCTACCAATTTGTCTATATATCTTCTTCCTGGGTTTTTTAGG TGTTTTTGCTAGAATATTGTTATATGCAGGAATCCAATACACTTCACCAACTTTTGCAGCTGCCATGAACAACCTCAATCCATCAGTCACCTTTGTTTTGGCACTTCTCTGCAG GATGGAGAAATTAGATGTTACTAAGCTCAATGGTCAAGCAATGATCGGAGGAACTATAATATCATTTGTTGGTGCAACACTCATGACTCTATACAAGGGCATCACTTTGATTTCAATGCATACTACTACTCACAATCATCGGCACGCTACATCGAAAGTATCCTTGTACAGGAACTTGATGAAGGGCTCTGTCCTTCTTCTTGTTCAATCCCTTTCAATATCAGCATACTTTATATTACAG ACAATAACAATCAAAAAGTACCCCGCTCCTTTAACTCTCACAACGTTGATGAGCCTAGCAGGAACACTAATTGCAATAGCTGCAACAGCAATTCTGGATCACAGAACTTCATCATGGAGATTGTCCTGGGATATCACTCTTCTTGCTCCTCTTTATAGT GGAATTTTGTTATTTGGGATTTCAACATACGTTCAAGCTCTAGTAGTAAGAAAGCGAGGTCCAGTTTTCCTGACAGCATTCGTGCCACTATCAACTGTAGTTGTAGCTATTATGTCACTACTCATATTAGGCGAGGCGTTGCATCTCGGAGG GATAGTGGGAGGCACCTTGATAATTATTGGCTTGTATGTAATCCTATGGGGAAAGGAAGTTGAAAAGAGGCAAAAGACGTTGGAGCCTGCACTATGCGAAGAACAAGACATAGAGGCAAAAgtagaaaagtaa